In a single window of the Anaerocolumna cellulosilytica genome:
- the htpG gene encoding molecular chaperone HtpG, producing the protein MTNEHGSLSINSENIFPIIKKWLYSDHDIFFRELVSNGSDAITKLKKLELMGETSLPEDNKFKIEVIVNPEEKTLKFIDNGVGMTADEVKEYINQIAFSGATDFLNKYKDKASEEQIIGHFGLGFYSAFMVADKVTIDTLSWQEGAQSVHWESEGGTEFTMGEGSRELRGTEITLYLNEDSYEFSNEYRAKEVIQKYCSFMPVEIYFLNANAPVEEEESEEEEEKAEDIIDATVDEEGNVAEAGDDSDKDEETAEPKKKEKKKPEPINNTTPLWTKHPNDCTEEEYKEFYRNVFHDYKEPLFWIHLNMDYPFNLKGILYFPKLNTEYDTLEGTIKLYSNQVFIADNIKEVIPEFLMLLKGTIDCPDLPLNVSRSALQNDGFVKKISDYITKKVADKLSGMYKTERESYEKFWDDISPFIKFGCLKDDKFRDKMKDFIIFKNLEGKYLTLPEYVAASKKDDNTEEPVEKVESAEEKDKEEADKEEKKDTIFYVTNEQQQSQYINMFKEEGIDALILTHNID; encoded by the coding sequence ATGACAAATGAACACGGCAGTTTATCAATTAATTCCGAAAATATTTTTCCTATTATTAAAAAATGGCTATATTCCGACCATGATATTTTCTTTCGAGAATTAGTATCTAACGGTAGTGATGCAATTACCAAATTAAAGAAGCTAGAGCTTATGGGAGAAACTTCTTTACCAGAAGACAATAAATTTAAAATTGAAGTCATTGTGAACCCGGAAGAAAAGACATTAAAGTTTATTGATAACGGTGTTGGTATGACAGCGGATGAAGTAAAAGAATACATTAACCAGATTGCTTTTTCCGGTGCAACTGACTTTTTAAACAAATATAAGGACAAAGCCAGCGAAGAACAGATTATCGGACATTTTGGTCTTGGATTTTATTCTGCTTTCATGGTTGCTGATAAAGTAACTATCGATACATTGTCTTGGCAAGAAGGTGCACAAAGTGTACACTGGGAATCTGAAGGCGGTACCGAATTTACTATGGGTGAAGGCAGTCGTGAGCTTCGAGGCACTGAAATTACTCTGTATCTGAATGAAGACAGCTATGAATTTTCTAATGAATACCGTGCTAAAGAAGTCATCCAGAAATACTGTTCCTTTATGCCAGTTGAGATTTATTTCCTGAATGCTAATGCACCGGTGGAAGAGGAAGAAAGTGAAGAAGAGGAAGAAAAAGCAGAAGACATTATTGACGCTACTGTAGATGAAGAAGGTAATGTTGCAGAAGCTGGTGATGATTCCGATAAGGATGAAGAAACAGCGGAACCCAAAAAGAAAGAGAAGAAAAAACCTGAACCGATAAATAATACAACGCCTCTTTGGACAAAGCACCCAAATGACTGTACAGAAGAAGAGTACAAAGAATTTTATCGCAATGTATTCCATGATTATAAAGAACCTTTATTCTGGATACACCTGAATATGGATTATCCTTTTAATTTAAAAGGTATTTTGTATTTTCCTAAGTTAAATACAGAATATGATACATTGGAAGGAACCATTAAATTATACAGTAACCAGGTATTCATAGCAGATAATATTAAGGAAGTAATTCCGGAATTCCTTATGCTGTTAAAGGGAACCATTGATTGCCCGGACCTTCCTCTAAACGTATCCAGAAGTGCACTTCAAAATGACGGATTCGTTAAGAAAATCTCTGATTATATTACAAAGAAGGTTGCAGATAAATTATCCGGTATGTATAAAACAGAGAGAGAAAGTTATGAAAAGTTCTGGGATGATATTAGTCCATTTATTAAATTTGGTTGCTTAAAGGATGATAAATTCAGAGATAAGATGAAGGATTTTATTATCTTTAAGAATTTAGAGGGTAAATATCTTACTTTGCCAGAGTATGTTGCAGCTTCTAAGAAAGATGACAACACAGAGGAGCCTGTTGAAAAGGTAGAATCAGCCGAGGAGAAAGACAAAGAAGAAGCTGATAAGGAAGAGAAAAAAGATACCATCTTCTATGTCACTAATGAACAGCAGCAGAGCCAGTACATCAATATGTTTAAGGAAGAAGGAATTGACGCTCTTATTCTTACACATAATATTGATTAG
- a CDS encoding DUF5721 family protein — protein sequence MVSLKIIDVKAFMSNLLIQNIFDNFLVSEAEIYTFHQVHIDGKLNRDYYNNDELEVLGDRKYSLWSEIKPFIYSLVKGNKLPKVIKLVMLLSPAYTENVLKKSGLAFTPEEINGLFLNIRYEKNVLILTTGTSLKTFTLDKSLEYVWDSDLKLFLKYHEIPVEEM from the coding sequence ATGGTTTCATTAAAAATTATTGACGTAAAAGCCTTTATGTCTAACCTTCTTATCCAAAATATCTTTGATAATTTTCTGGTTTCCGAAGCAGAAATATATACTTTTCATCAAGTACACATTGATGGTAAACTAAACCGTGATTATTATAATAATGATGAACTGGAGGTCTTAGGAGATAGAAAATACAGCCTTTGGAGTGAAATAAAACCTTTTATATATTCCCTGGTTAAAGGAAACAAACTGCCCAAAGTTATAAAATTAGTAATGCTTTTATCTCCTGCCTATACAGAAAATGTTTTGAAAAAATCAGGATTGGCATTTACGCCAGAGGAAATTAATGGACTCTTTCTAAATATTCGCTATGAAAAGAATGTCTTAATTTTGACTACTGGCACTTCTTTAAAGACCTTTACACTAGATAAATCCTTAGAATATGTTTGGGATTCTGATTTAAAACTATTTTTGAAATACCATGAAATTCCTGTGGAAGAAATGTAA
- a CDS encoding TraX family protein, with amino-acid sequence MNGFVLKLIAMLTMLLDHSAAIFLEYGSSEFIICRTIGRVSFPIFCFLLVEGFLHTHNVRKYLLRLGVFALLSEIPFDLAFYNQFPNFYHQNIYFTLFIGLLVIYLIHLIDNKMKNRMFLCSLSEVVVVAVGCIAALLLAVDYNFAGVLLIVGLYIFRRSKVLQALIMIFMNVILIGDLQSYAILAMIFIWFYNGERGPKINKYVFYAFYPIHLLILYFIRVVIV; translated from the coding sequence GTGAACGGATTTGTACTGAAATTAATTGCTATGCTTACTATGTTATTAGATCACAGCGCAGCAATATTTTTAGAGTATGGAAGTAGTGAATTTATAATATGCAGAACCATCGGAAGAGTATCCTTTCCTATATTTTGTTTTTTACTGGTAGAAGGATTTCTTCATACCCATAATGTAAGAAAATATTTATTGCGATTAGGTGTTTTTGCATTACTGTCTGAGATTCCCTTTGATCTTGCTTTTTACAATCAATTTCCTAACTTTTATCACCAAAATATCTATTTTACCTTATTTATAGGACTGCTGGTTATCTATCTTATTCATTTAATAGACAATAAAATGAAAAACAGAATGTTCTTATGCAGCCTAAGTGAAGTAGTGGTCGTTGCAGTAGGCTGCATAGCGGCTCTTTTACTGGCGGTAGATTATAATTTTGCAGGTGTTCTTTTGATTGTAGGTTTGTATATTTTTAGAAGAAGTAAAGTATTACAGGCTCTTATAATGATTTTTATGAATGTAATATTAATAGGAGATTTACAATCGTATGCAATTTTGGCGATGATTTTCATCTGGTTTTATAATGGAGAGAGAGGGCCTAAGATTAATAAATATGTATTTTATGCTTTTTATCCGATACACCTTTTGATATTATATTTCATTCGTGTAGTAATAGTTTAA
- a CDS encoding alpha-amylase family glycosyl hydrolase, with product MKSKIGLRIKKGEPYPFGVSFCKNSVNFSLSLPEFAACCLNLYRLSTGECLDTIYLDKEYKTGHVFAVRLEWNRQKCSITNVSDFSDLAFEYQAGEKAITDPYTFLLYGRDQYGLNSRDTKLLSGFPEEDYPWKEEGRCSISYTQLIIYKLHVRGFTIHPSSEVKHKGTFLGISEKIPYLKELGINSILLMPAYEYNETLTARGIGGKEKLNYWGYSEDNLYFAPKASYAFRPHQVMKEFKDMVQAIHNNGMEVFMEMNFAPGTNSVLIQECLRHWVRQYHIDGFRLVGDGQSVALAAADPLLGNIKLMTESWEGRYSYEAYKLPVFKNLSEYNQGFSVTVKRFLRSEEGQVEEFSKRFLKNPEQWGVVNYITNHDGFTLMDLVSYDIRHNEANGEKNLDGMEYNYSWNCGKEGVTKNKKIVALRRKQIRNALTLLFLSQGTPLILAGDEFGNSQQGNNNAYCQDNDLSWLDWDILKNTEDIFHTVQKLIQIRKEHPVFRMEQQPRCIDYMSCGFSDVSFHGVVPWVPDYSFYSRVLGIHLAGHYVMRNRQDKDNCFYIAINFHWEVQSFKLPPSAPGTKWYIYWNTEEEQTLTMLLENQGIYQVPSRTVIIFISK from the coding sequence ATGAAATCAAAAATAGGTCTAAGGATAAAAAAAGGAGAACCCTACCCTTTTGGGGTTTCTTTTTGTAAAAATAGTGTTAATTTCTCGCTTAGCCTGCCGGAATTTGCTGCCTGCTGTCTAAATTTGTACCGTCTATCTACTGGAGAATGTCTGGATACCATATACTTGGATAAAGAATACAAAACCGGTCATGTATTTGCTGTTCGGTTAGAATGGAATCGTCAAAAGTGCAGTATTACCAATGTTTCAGACTTTTCGGACTTGGCATTTGAATATCAAGCAGGAGAAAAAGCAATAACAGACCCTTATACTTTTCTTCTTTATGGCAGAGACCAATATGGATTGAATAGCAGAGATACGAAATTGCTTTCTGGTTTTCCAGAGGAAGATTACCCCTGGAAAGAAGAGGGAAGATGCAGTATCTCTTATACTCAGTTAATTATATATAAGCTTCATGTAAGAGGTTTTACGATACACCCTTCCTCCGAAGTAAAGCATAAGGGTACCTTTCTTGGTATATCGGAGAAAATACCTTATCTAAAAGAACTAGGGATAAACAGTATACTTCTAATGCCTGCATATGAATATAATGAGACTCTTACAGCCAGGGGAATTGGTGGTAAGGAAAAACTTAATTATTGGGGATATAGTGAAGATAATTTATATTTTGCCCCCAAAGCTTCTTATGCTTTTAGACCGCATCAGGTAATGAAAGAGTTTAAAGATATGGTACAAGCCATTCATAATAACGGTATGGAGGTTTTCATGGAAATGAACTTCGCACCGGGCACCAATTCGGTACTGATTCAGGAATGTTTAAGACACTGGGTTCGTCAGTATCATATAGATGGATTTCGGTTAGTTGGGGATGGGCAGTCCGTGGCCTTAGCGGCAGCAGATCCTCTTTTGGGAAATATAAAGCTTATGACCGAATCCTGGGAGGGCAGGTATTCATATGAAGCGTATAAGCTGCCGGTTTTTAAAAATCTTTCAGAATACAATCAGGGTTTTTCGGTAACTGTAAAACGTTTTCTACGAAGTGAAGAGGGACAGGTAGAAGAATTCAGCAAGCGGTTCTTGAAAAATCCCGAACAATGGGGCGTTGTAAATTATATTACCAATCATGACGGTTTTACACTGATGGATTTAGTATCTTATGATATCAGACATAATGAGGCAAATGGGGAAAAGAATCTGGATGGAATGGAATATAATTACAGTTGGAACTGCGGAAAAGAAGGCGTTACTAAAAATAAAAAAATAGTGGCGCTAAGAAGAAAGCAGATTCGAAACGCACTAACGCTGCTTTTTCTTAGTCAGGGAACTCCCTTAATATTAGCGGGAGATGAATTCGGCAATTCACAACAAGGTAACAATAATGCCTATTGTCAGGACAACGATTTATCCTGGTTGGATTGGGATATATTAAAAAATACAGAAGATATATTCCATACGGTTCAAAAGTTGATACAAATACGTAAAGAACATCCAGTATTTCGCATGGAGCAGCAGCCTCGCTGCATAGATTATATGTCCTGTGGTTTTTCAGATGTCTCCTTTCATGGTGTGGTGCCTTGGGTTCCTGATTATTCATTCTATAGCAGAGTTCTAGGTATTCATCTTGCAGGCCATTATGTAATGCGAAACCGTCAGGATAAGGACAACTGTTTTTATATTGCTATAAATTTCCACTGGGAAGTGCAAAGTTTTAAACTGCCGCCTTCTGCGCCTGGTACCAAGTGGTATATATATTGGAATACGGAGGAAGAACAAACCTTAACAATGCTTCTTGAAAACCAAGGGATATATCAGGTGCCGTCAAGAACTGTTATAATTTTTATAAGTAAGTAG
- a CDS encoding DUF6320 domain-containing protein, protein MQFCEHCKVHIRGNRKYCPLCQNVLTGEGREEEEIVPAIPTSYQYNLILRVMVFLSICIIVLSFAVNALFPVQVNWPMFIIAGILCVWISLAMVIRKRHNVPKSIIWQVAVISILAVIWDWRTGWIGWSLDYVFPIACVVAMIVMYISAKVLHLGVRDFIIYILLDGIFGILPVIFLLCNLLQVKYPSVISVSCSILSLAAVLLFEWENIWEELKKRLHM, encoded by the coding sequence ATGCAATTTTGTGAACATTGTAAAGTGCATATCCGAGGGAATCGGAAATATTGCCCCCTGTGTCAGAATGTTCTGACTGGTGAGGGCAGGGAAGAAGAGGAGATAGTTCCGGCTATACCAACTTCCTATCAATATAACCTGATTTTAAGGGTAATGGTGTTTTTATCCATATGTATTATAGTACTCAGTTTTGCAGTGAATGCTCTGTTCCCTGTACAGGTTAACTGGCCTATGTTTATTATTGCAGGAATTCTTTGTGTATGGATTAGTCTTGCCATGGTTATTCGCAAACGTCATAATGTACCGAAAAGTATTATCTGGCAGGTTGCAGTCATATCCATACTTGCAGTGATTTGGGATTGGAGAACCGGATGGATTGGCTGGTCTCTGGATTATGTTTTCCCCATTGCTTGTGTAGTAGCTATGATTGTAATGTATATATCAGCCAAGGTACTGCATTTGGGAGTACGAGATTTTATTATCTATATTTTATTAGATGGTATCTTTGGTATCCTTCCGGTAATCTTTTTGTTGTGTAATCTGCTTCAGGTAAAATATCCTTCTGTTATCTCGGTATCTTGCAGTATTTTATCTCTGGCAGCAGTACTGCTCTTTGAGTGGGAAAATATCTGGGAGGAGCTGAAAAAGCGTCTGCACATGTAG
- a CDS encoding condensation domain-containing protein — MKGRKRVEWTRLDNAAKIFPATSNEKDTKVFRFACELMSKVEPDLLQEALDETIEIFPLYKSVLRRGVFWYYLESSSIRPVVEEEGKPVCARLYQESRRTLLFRVFYYKNRVSLEIYHALSDGTGALWFLKTLLHQYFIRKYKEELKGNIPKAEYEASVRQKMDDSFQKHYTGMKISKGNLGPRAYHIRGTRKEENRMQLIEGSMSVKAVLAAAHEYNTTLTVYLTALFMYSIYKNMTEQGRKLPVVLSVPVNLRNYFESESARNFFSTIHISYDFGKNSTDFEALVLEVQKSFTRELSPDKLKNHIERLAALEHNAFTRAVPLVFKDLTLRLANYINNRGITAALSNIGKVTMPAEYAPFIKEFDVFTSAIRPQVCMCSYGDRLVVSFTSPYAEADIQKTFFQTLALKGIEVTVSANY, encoded by the coding sequence ATGAAAGGTCGTAAAAGAGTCGAATGGACAAGACTTGATAATGCTGCCAAGATATTTCCTGCTACCAGCAATGAGAAGGATACAAAGGTATTTCGTTTTGCTTGTGAACTTATGAGTAAAGTAGAACCGGATTTATTACAGGAGGCATTGGATGAAACCATAGAGATATTCCCTTTGTATAAGTCTGTACTAAGAAGGGGTGTGTTTTGGTATTATTTGGAAAGCAGTTCCATCCGTCCGGTAGTAGAAGAAGAGGGTAAACCCGTGTGCGCAAGGCTTTATCAGGAAAGCAGGAGAACTCTTTTATTCCGGGTTTTTTACTATAAAAATAGGGTGAGTCTTGAGATTTATCATGCCTTATCTGATGGAACCGGTGCTTTGTGGTTTTTAAAAACCTTATTACATCAATATTTTATTCGTAAATATAAGGAGGAGCTTAAAGGGAATATACCAAAGGCGGAATATGAAGCGTCCGTCCGTCAGAAGATGGATGACAGCTTTCAAAAACACTATACCGGTATGAAAATATCCAAAGGAAACCTTGGTCCAAGAGCTTACCATATCAGAGGTACCAGAAAAGAAGAGAATCGTATGCAGCTAATCGAGGGTTCCATGTCTGTAAAAGCAGTGCTTGCTGCGGCACATGAATATAATACGACTTTAACGGTGTATTTAACTGCACTTTTCATGTATTCTATATATAAGAACATGACAGAACAAGGGCGTAAATTACCGGTGGTTCTGTCGGTACCAGTTAATTTACGGAACTACTTTGAGTCGGAATCTGCACGAAACTTCTTTAGTACTATCCATATTTCCTATGATTTTGGGAAAAATAGCACCGATTTTGAAGCATTAGTTTTAGAAGTCCAAAAAAGCTTCACCCGGGAATTATCACCCGATAAGTTAAAAAATCACATAGAACGGCTGGCAGCCCTTGAACACAATGCATTTACAAGGGCAGTTCCACTTGTTTTTAAGGACTTAACCTTGCGGCTTGCCAACTATATTAACAATCGTGGGATAACAGCTGCATTATCTAACATCGGTAAGGTTACCATGCCTGCCGAGTATGCACCTTTTATCAAAGAATTTGATGTTTTTACCAGTGCCATACGTCCTCAGGTATGCATGTGTTCCTATGGGGACAGACTAGTAGTCAGTTTTACATCACCCTATGCCGAAGCAGATATACAAAAGACCTTTTTCCAGACACTGGCTTTAAAAGGAATAGAGGTAACAGTTTCTGCAAATTATTAA
- a CDS encoding ABC transporter ATP-binding protein produces MYQINSLKRFMVMCFRISPMYFILLCLNSLASTGQILINVILPKHLIDELIGNRDEKKLLFLGAGVVLSNVFFAFFTLTMKRLMVIKNIYMKEKMNEAMAAKIMNVEFSFLENPYYLDLKERAVFAANNQSALENLINNVADSMKNMFTIVSLLAVMFTLSPVFIILLGATIGITLLFQRFFAKYQMQFFQDIIPINRKYGYYVGLAYNDKLQKDIRLFHMGDMLTDRVGEYNNEINNWFTAYHKKQGLFLSLYGIINDLQAALSYGYVGLRVISDVFGARIGIGSFTMYVSAAVNFTTATTAFGKNVMTVIQMLGYLEPFMEFMALPDEEKQEGTISFKGEIETLSFENVTFSYPGSTALVLKGISFQIKKGEKISIVGINGAGKSTIVKLLCRLYRPTSGKIYINGQDIYEYEFSSYMKTVAAVFQDYKLFAFSIHENIAGVARENDRNHVMEILNQVGLQDKISTLPQGADSLFGKSYDENGIEMSGGEGQKVAIARALYKKASLIILDEPTSALDPLAEAEIYEKFNQLVGGKTALYISHRMSSSVFCDKILVLDKGVISDFDSHRKLMENKDSMYYKLFNSQAVNYQL; encoded by the coding sequence ATGTATCAGATTAATAGCCTAAAAAGATTTATGGTAATGTGCTTTCGTATATCTCCTATGTATTTTATACTGTTATGCTTGAACTCTTTGGCCAGTACAGGGCAGATATTAATTAATGTTATTCTGCCCAAGCATTTAATTGATGAACTGATTGGAAACCGGGATGAAAAAAAGCTGCTATTCCTAGGTGCAGGTGTAGTACTGTCTAATGTATTTTTTGCTTTCTTTACCTTGACGATGAAACGGTTAATGGTTATTAAGAACATTTATATGAAAGAAAAAATGAATGAAGCCATGGCGGCAAAAATTATGAATGTGGAATTTTCCTTTCTGGAAAATCCGTATTATCTGGATTTAAAAGAGCGTGCTGTGTTTGCTGCAAATAATCAAAGCGCCTTGGAAAATCTAATCAATAACGTTGCTGATTCCATGAAAAATATGTTTACTATCGTTAGTTTACTGGCAGTTATGTTTACACTAAGTCCGGTTTTTATTATCTTGCTAGGTGCCACCATTGGTATTACTCTTTTGTTTCAGCGATTTTTTGCGAAGTACCAGATGCAGTTTTTTCAAGATATTATTCCTATAAACCGTAAATATGGCTATTATGTAGGCTTGGCTTATAATGATAAACTTCAAAAAGATATTCGGCTATTTCATATGGGAGATATGTTGACAGACCGAGTCGGTGAATACAATAATGAAATTAACAACTGGTTTACAGCCTACCATAAAAAGCAGGGATTATTTTTGTCTTTATATGGTATTATAAATGACTTGCAGGCTGCTCTATCCTATGGATATGTAGGATTACGTGTTATATCCGATGTATTTGGTGCTAGAATTGGAATAGGCTCTTTTACGATGTATGTTTCGGCAGCAGTAAATTTTACAACAGCAACAACTGCTTTTGGGAAGAATGTAATGACAGTAATTCAGATGTTGGGATATCTGGAACCCTTTATGGAATTTATGGCATTACCGGATGAAGAAAAGCAGGAAGGAACAATAAGTTTTAAGGGTGAGATAGAAACGTTAAGTTTTGAAAATGTTACTTTTTCCTACCCAGGCAGTACTGCATTGGTACTAAAAGGAATATCCTTTCAGATAAAGAAAGGAGAGAAAATTTCTATTGTTGGTATTAATGGTGCCGGTAAGTCAACAATCGTTAAATTGCTTTGCAGGCTATATCGACCAACTTCCGGTAAGATATACATTAATGGACAGGATATATATGAGTATGAATTCTCCAGCTATATGAAGACAGTCGCCGCTGTGTTTCAAGATTATAAACTATTTGCATTCTCTATTCATGAAAACATAGCAGGTGTTGCCAGAGAGAATGACAGAAATCATGTTATGGAAATACTTAACCAGGTAGGTTTGCAGGATAAAATCAGTACATTGCCTCAGGGAGCAGACTCCTTGTTTGGAAAGTCCTATGATGAAAACGGTATTGAGATGTCAGGTGGAGAAGGTCAGAAAGTTGCCATCGCAAGAGCATTATATAAAAAAGCATCCCTTATAATCTTAGATGAACCCACCAGTGCCCTGGATCCTCTGGCTGAGGCGGAAATATATGAAAAATTTAATCAGCTGGTAGGGGGAAAGACAGCTCTTTATATTTCTCATCGTATGTCCAGTAGTGTTTTCTGCGATAAAATATTAGTGCTTGATAAGGGTGTTATTTCAGATTTTGACAGCCATAGAAAGCTTATGGAGAACAAAGATAGCATGTATTATAAACTATTTAACTCACAAGCAGTTAATTATCAGTTATAA
- a CDS encoding ABC transporter ATP-binding protein yields the protein MKEENLEKYPVGDMLKRLLLNVKDHNKTIFVYFLIYTITGAVYPFIAILFPKYLIDEIAGTGSYNGVLIIIGIYLGLSIVFGFLKNYIENLSYPCITKLRIDYIRDTFKKLVSIDYKYMEDAKFFEKNGRALEATSSNDNGVEGVYHKLFKLPAEVITILILTVFIGRLHFFILAGLISNILMGIYINRQVHKFQYARKEAIAHSERKKRYYYNTTHDFGYGKDIRLYQFKHRILENYDKEIHNYIGIQKIIKNREYRLGFLDLGFLLISNSLTYGILIYKVIHGMSIADFSMYLGAVTVLSLLLKTAIEQFSFILNEGQYVYDYYTFMECDMGEKGGDKKAVKNDTLEIIFDNVSFKYPDTDNYIIKNFNFTIHKGEKLAIVGINGAGKSTLVKLMTGLFDVTEGEIRINGVPIRDYNKEELFSMFSVVFQDVNILAFNITENVACSSGKVDLARVKKAIEKVGLLEKIENLPKGYKHTMLKVIEDDGVEFSGGESQKLAIARALYKNGNMVIMDEPTAALDALAEAEIYQNFSELIAGKTALYISHRLASTKFCDKIALFDRDGLKEYGSHAELMENRGDYYKMFVVQGKYYKEGVVQNVSD from the coding sequence TTGAAAGAAGAAAACTTAGAGAAATATCCAGTTGGAGATATGTTAAAGCGACTGCTTTTGAATGTAAAAGACCATAATAAAACTATATTTGTATACTTTCTTATCTATACCATAACCGGAGCAGTCTATCCATTCATAGCGATTCTATTTCCCAAGTACCTTATTGATGAAATAGCAGGTACCGGTAGTTATAATGGAGTTTTAATAATAATAGGTATATATTTAGGACTTAGCATAGTCTTTGGATTTTTAAAAAACTATATAGAGAACCTTTCGTATCCTTGTATCACTAAGTTAAGGATTGATTATATTAGAGATACCTTTAAAAAGCTTGTGAGTATTGATTATAAATATATGGAGGATGCGAAATTCTTTGAGAAAAACGGAAGGGCCTTAGAGGCTACCAGCAGTAATGATAATGGGGTAGAAGGGGTTTATCATAAATTGTTCAAACTGCCGGCAGAGGTAATCACTATACTTATACTGACCGTTTTCATAGGGCGTTTACATTTTTTCATATTAGCTGGCTTAATTAGTAATATACTGATGGGTATTTATATTAACCGTCAGGTACATAAGTTTCAATACGCCAGAAAGGAAGCCATTGCCCACAGTGAGCGGAAAAAAAGATACTATTATAATACCACTCATGATTTTGGTTATGGTAAGGATATCCGTTTATATCAGTTCAAACATAGGATTTTAGAAAACTATGACAAAGAGATACACAATTATATAGGAATTCAAAAAATAATAAAAAACCGGGAGTATCGACTTGGTTTTCTGGATTTAGGCTTCTTACTGATTAGTAATTCGCTTACCTATGGCATATTGATATATAAAGTAATTCACGGAATGTCCATTGCAGATTTTTCTATGTATCTTGGTGCAGTAACAGTATTGAGCCTCCTCTTAAAAACAGCAATAGAACAGTTCTCTTTTATCCTAAATGAAGGACAATATGTATATGATTATTATACCTTTATGGAATGTGATATGGGGGAAAAGGGGGGTGATAAAAAGGCAGTTAAAAATGATACGTTAGAAATTATATTTGATAATGTCAGTTTTAAGTATCCGGACACAGATAATTATATTATTAAAAACTTTAACTTTACTATACATAAGGGTGAAAAATTAGCAATCGTAGGAATCAACGGAGCCGGAAAAAGTACACTTGTAAAATTAATGACAGGGCTTTTTGATGTTACAGAAGGTGAAATCCGTATCAATGGAGTGCCCATAAGGGATTATAATAAAGAGGAACTGTTCTCTATGTTTTCAGTTGTTTTTCAAGATGTAAATATTCTAGCCTTTAATATTACAGAGAATGTAGCATGTTCCTCCGGTAAGGTTGATTTGGCCAGGGTAAAAAAAGCGATTGAAAAAGTAGGACTTTTAGAAAAAATAGAAAATCTTCCAAAAGGCTATAAGCATACTATGCTTAAGGTGATTGAAGATGACGGAGTAGAGTTCTCCGGTGGTGAAAGCCAAAAGCTTGCTATTGCAAGAGCCTTGTATAAGAATGGGAACATGGTTATCATGGATGAACCAACAGCAGCGTTAGATGCTTTGGCTGAAGCAGAAATTTATCAGAATTTCAGTGAACTAATAGCGGGAAAAACCGCCCTTTATATATCACATCGACTTGCCAGTACAAAATTTTGTGATAAGATTGCCCTATTTGACAGGGATGGATTAAAAGAATACGGCAGCCATGCGGAACTAATGGAGAATAGAGGGGATTATTACAAGATGTTTGTTGTCCAAGGGAAATATTATAAGGAAGGAGTAGTGCAGAATGTATCAGATTAA